In Tenrec ecaudatus isolate mTenEca1 chromosome 4, mTenEca1.hap1, whole genome shotgun sequence, a single window of DNA contains:
- the LOC142446966 gene encoding LOW QUALITY PROTEIN: protein maelstrom homolog (The sequence of the model RefSeq protein was modified relative to this genomic sequence to represent the inferred CDS: inserted 2 bases in 1 codon; deleted 2 bases in 1 codon), which produces MPNRKASRNAYYFFVQEKIPELRQRGLPVARVADAIPYCSADWALLREEEKEKYAEAEMAREWRAAQGKESGPSEKQNPVSTTLRRPGMLVPKQNVSPPDMSSLSLKNDQALLGGVFYFLNIFSHGELPPHCEQRFLPCEIGCVKYSLQDGILADFHSFINPGEIPRGFRFHCQAASDSSHKIPISNXESGHDHATVLKNLYSFIHPNPGNWRPIYCKSDDRPRVNWCLKHMAKTSEIRHDLNLLTVEDLVVGIYQEKFLKEPSKTWVQSLLDVAMWDYSSNTRCKWHEENDILCCALAVCKKIAYCISNSLATHFGIQLTEAHVPLQDYEASNSMTPKMVVLDAGRYQKLRLESTGYPRFNSSNHYQRSNIPTDDYPSGVKISGQNSSVRGRGITRLLESISNSPGSIHKFSNCETSLSPYVSPKDGYKSFSSLS; this is translated from the exons ATGCCAAACCGCAAGGCCAGCCGCAATGCCTACTATTTCTTCGTGCAAGAGAAGATCCCTGAACTGCGGCAGCGAGGCCTGCCGGTGGCTCGCGTCGCCGATGCCATCCCATACTGCTCCGCCGACTGGGCCCTcctgagggaggaagaaaaggagaaatacGCCGAA GCCGAAATGGCCCGGGAGTGGAGGGCCGCCCAGGGAAAGGAGTCTGGGCCTTCGGAGAAGCAGAATCCTGTTTCCACAACACTGAGGAGGCCAGGCATGCTTGTACCAAAGCAGAATGTTTCACCCCCGGATATGTCAAGCTTGTCTCTAAAAAATGATCAAGCTCTCCTTGGAGgcgttttttattttttgaacatTTTTAGCCATGGTGAGCTACCTCCACATTGTGAACAGCGCTTCCTTCCTTGTGAAATTGGCTGTGTTAAATATTCTCTCCAAGATGGTATTTTGGCAGATTTCCACAGTTTCATAAATCCTGGTGAAATTCCACGAGGATTTAGATTTCATTGTCAGGCTGCAAGTGATTCTAGCCACAAGATTCCTATTTCAAA TGAATCTGGGCATGACCATGCAACGGTGTTAAAAAACCTGTATAGCTTCATTCATCCAAACCCAGGGAACTGGCGGCCTATCTATTGCAAGTCTGATGATAGACCCAGAGTCAACTGGTGCCTGAAGCATATGGCGAAGACATCAGAAATCAGGCATGATCTGAACCTACTTACTGTGGAGGACCTAGTAGTGGGAATCTACCAAGAAAAATTCCTCAAGGAGCCTTCTAAGACCTGGGTTCAGAGCCTCCTAGATGTGGCCATGTGGGATTATTCTAGCAACACAAGGTGCAAGTGGCATGAAGAAAATGATATACTCTGCTGTGCTCTCGCTGTTTGCAAGAAGATCGCGTATTGCATCAGTAATTCTCTAGCCACTCATTTTGGAATCCAGCTCACAGAGGCTCATGTTCCACTCCAAGATTATGAGGCCAGTAACAGCATGACACCCAAAATGGTGGTGTTGGATGCAGGGCGCTACCAG AAGCTAAGGCTTGAGAGTACAGGATATCCTCGTTTTAACTCTTCTAATCACTACCAAAGATCAAACATACCCACTGATGACTACCCATCTGGAGTGAAAATTTCTGGCCAAAACAGCAGTGTCCGGGGAAGAGGCATTACTCGTCTGCTAGAAAGCATTTCTAATTCCCCTGGCAGTATCCATAAATTCTCCAACTGTGAGACCTCACTGTCACCTTACGTGTCCCCGAAAGATGGATACAAATCTTTCTCTTCCTTATCTTAa